A window of Castanea sativa cultivar Marrone di Chiusa Pesio chromosome 1, ASM4071231v1 contains these coding sequences:
- the LOC142621822 gene encoding uncharacterized protein LOC142621822 — MGKKTTSNPEVKKARADWDINLTWTTTFCNLCVEQIQAGNRTKGAGFSAKGLGWDAVKGTIAAPDYWWDLKLKELPKAKKFREKGPQNLEQLEIRFRDVAATGVAAWTPSSDTLPPTMPKEGAGDSDGSSEFKDN, encoded by the exons ATGGGTAAAAAGACCACTTCCAACCCCGAGGTAAAAAAGGCTAGAGCAGATTGGGATATTAATCTAACGTGGACAACTACTTTTTGTAACCTTTGTGTGGAACAAATTCAAGCCGGGAATAGAACAAAAGGTGCTGGCTTTAGTGCCAAAG GTTTAGGTTGGGATGCAGTGAAGGGAACGATTGCTGCTCCTGATTATTGGTGGGACCTGAAGTTGAAG GAATTAcctaaagctaaaaaatttcGAGAGAAAGGTCCACAGAATCTAGAACAACTTGAGATAAGGTTTAGGGATGTTGCAGCAACTGGGGTAGCAGCATGGACCCCTTCTTCAGATACATTACCTCCAACAATGCCAAAAGAGGGTGCTGGTGATTCAGATGGTAGCTCCGAATTTAAGGATAACTAA